Proteins encoded in a region of the Hyla sarda isolate aHylSar1 unplaced genomic scaffold, aHylSar1.hap1 scaffold_165, whole genome shotgun sequence genome:
- the LOC130311605 gene encoding uncharacterized protein LOC130311605 isoform X1: MTAINAMTDGKFASEALVTRFFKALNKLRPTVRTPVASWDLVLVLDALNLAPFEPIEEVDLKWLSMKLLFLVAVTSAKRVGELQALSAREPYLRILPDGVRLRTLPLFRPKVANTTNINKEVFLPVFYPEPESEEQEVASARSGINKGKKASKDTLARWIRMTIVEAYVGVGKEPPAPLRAHSTHSTTTSWAEREQVPLMDICSAASWSSSSTFVKHFRLDFQDPNPAFSTRVLSAACRE; the protein is encoded by the exons ATGACCGCAATAAATGCCATGACAGATGGGAAATTTGCATCTGAAGCTCTTGTCACCAGATTTTTTAAGGCTCTTAACAAGCTAAGACCCACTGTTCGTACTCCTGTAGCCTCCTGGGACTTGGTGTTGGTATTGGATGCTCTAAACTTAGCTCCTTTTGAGCCCATTGAAGAGGTTGACTTAAAATGGCTGTCAATGAAGTTGCTGTTccttgtggctgtgacatcagcgAAGAGAGTGGGAGAGCTCCAAGCTCTTTCAGCCAGAGAACCCTATCTTAGGATCCTTCCAGACGGAGTGAGGCTGAGAACGTTGCCTTTATTCCGACCTAAGGTGGCCAATACTACTAATATTAATAAAGAGGTGTTTCTGCCAGTCTTCTATCCAGAGCCTGAATCCGAAGAACAAGAGGTTGCATCGGCTAGAT CAGGTATCAACAAGGGGAAGAAAGCTTCTAAAGATACCTTGGCCAGATGGATCCGGATGACCATCGTTGAGGCCTATGTTGGTGTAGGGAAGGAGCCTCCAGCACCTTTACGGGCCCACTCAACACATTCCACGACTACCTCCTGGGCAGAAAGGGAGCAGGTGCCATTAatggacatctgtagtgcagcaTCTTGGTCCTCTTCCTCCACCTTCGTGAAGCACTTCAGGCTGGATTTTCAGGACCCAAACCCAGCCTTCAGCACCAGAGTATTGTCTGCGGCATGTAGAGAATAA
- the LOC130311605 gene encoding uncharacterized protein LOC130311605 isoform X2: protein MTAINAMTDGKFASEALVTRFFKALNKLRPTVRTPVASWDLVLVLDALNLAPFEPIEEVDLKWLSMKLLFLVAVTSAKRVGELQALSAREPYLRILPDGVRLRTLPLFRPKVANTTNINKEVFLPVFYPEPESEEQEVASARCINKGKKASKDTLARWIRMTIVEAYVGVGKEPPAPLRAHSTHSTTTSWAEREQVPLMDICSAASWSSSSTFVKHFRLDFQDPNPAFSTRVLSAACRE, encoded by the exons ATGACCGCAATAAATGCCATGACAGATGGGAAATTTGCATCTGAAGCTCTTGTCACCAGATTTTTTAAGGCTCTTAACAAGCTAAGACCCACTGTTCGTACTCCTGTAGCCTCCTGGGACTTGGTGTTGGTATTGGATGCTCTAAACTTAGCTCCTTTTGAGCCCATTGAAGAGGTTGACTTAAAATGGCTGTCAATGAAGTTGCTGTTccttgtggctgtgacatcagcgAAGAGAGTGGGAGAGCTCCAAGCTCTTTCAGCCAGAGAACCCTATCTTAGGATCCTTCCAGACGGAGTGAGGCTGAGAACGTTGCCTTTATTCCGACCTAAGGTGGCCAATACTACTAATATTAATAAAGAGGTGTTTCTGCCAGTCTTCTATCCAGAGCCTGAATCCGAAGAACAAGAGGTTGCATCGGCTAGAT GTATCAACAAGGGGAAGAAAGCTTCTAAAGATACCTTGGCCAGATGGATCCGGATGACCATCGTTGAGGCCTATGTTGGTGTAGGGAAGGAGCCTCCAGCACCTTTACGGGCCCACTCAACACATTCCACGACTACCTCCTGGGCAGAAAGGGAGCAGGTGCCATTAatggacatctgtagtgcagcaTCTTGGTCCTCTTCCTCCACCTTCGTGAAGCACTTCAGGCTGGATTTTCAGGACCCAAACCCAGCCTTCAGCACCAGAGTATTGTCTGCGGCATGTAGAGAATAA